One window from the genome of Candidatus Cloacimonadota bacterium encodes:
- a CDS encoding CoB--CoM heterodisulfide reductase iron-sulfur subunit A family protein produces the protein MKRIGVFICHCGVNIADTVDVELLTEKLAEYPGVAHIENYMFMCSDPGQNLIKEAIEKHKLDGVVVAACSPTLHESTFQDAISEVGVNKYQLEIGNIREQCSWVHNVKEEATRKAELIIKTAVEKAKLNQALDPVKAPLTKRVLIIGGGIAGIQAALDIADGGYEVIMVEKKPSIGGHMIQLSETFPTLDCSQCILTPKMVQLGKHKNIKLYVNSELEEISGFMGNFKAKIKRQPQFVDPEKCTLCDDCTDSCPVVVPSEYDEGLDYRRAIYVPFPQAIPSTYTIDTEHCLGFEPIACGECKKVCLPEAIDYDKKPEIFKEDIGAIIVATGYDLYPVENIPEYGYGKYPDVMNGLQFERILSATGPTGGKMLRPSDGKVPKEVVFIQCSGSRDPERHNAYCSKICCMYTLKHAKLYKHKVHDGQPYVFYIDIRSGGKRYEEFIQEGVKEDGIIYIRGKVAKVYKEGDKMVVHGMDTLTGKKVTVKADLVVLAQSMVPSEGAKDLFKNLKIGTDKDGFLSEAHPKLRPLESLQSGFFLAGAGQGPKDIPDAISQASGAAAKILALMSQDEVQHEPIIATVDDNKCSGCGICIGTCPYGARILNDNMIAEVNDILCEGCGACIAACPSGASQQKNLTDDQILNMINVILN, from the coding sequence ATGAAAAGAATCGGTGTATTTATTTGTCATTGTGGTGTTAATATTGCCGACACCGTTGATGTTGAACTCCTCACTGAGAAACTAGCCGAATATCCGGGAGTTGCTCATATCGAGAACTATATGTTCATGTGTTCCGATCCTGGGCAGAACCTGATAAAAGAGGCTATCGAAAAGCATAAACTGGATGGAGTGGTTGTAGCAGCATGTTCACCAACATTGCACGAATCGACCTTCCAGGATGCTATCTCGGAAGTGGGAGTTAACAAATATCAGCTGGAAATCGGTAATATTCGAGAGCAGTGCAGCTGGGTCCACAATGTAAAAGAAGAAGCAACCAGGAAAGCGGAATTGATCATAAAGACCGCTGTGGAAAAAGCCAAACTGAACCAGGCGTTGGATCCTGTGAAAGCTCCTCTTACCAAACGTGTTCTTATAATTGGTGGAGGAATTGCCGGAATTCAGGCAGCATTGGACATTGCAGATGGCGGTTATGAAGTGATCATGGTAGAAAAGAAACCTTCGATCGGTGGACACATGATCCAGTTATCGGAAACATTTCCCACTTTGGATTGTTCACAATGTATTCTTACTCCAAAAATGGTACAGCTGGGAAAACACAAAAATATAAAACTTTATGTGAATAGTGAATTGGAAGAAATTTCCGGTTTTATGGGAAATTTCAAAGCGAAGATAAAACGTCAACCGCAGTTTGTAGATCCCGAAAAATGTACACTATGCGATGATTGTACTGATAGCTGTCCGGTAGTTGTTCCCAGCGAATACGATGAAGGACTGGATTATCGCAGAGCTATCTATGTTCCATTTCCGCAGGCTATTCCGTCTACTTACACGATCGATACGGAGCACTGTCTTGGTTTTGAACCAATTGCCTGTGGTGAATGTAAAAAAGTGTGTTTACCGGAAGCGATCGATTACGATAAAAAACCTGAAATTTTCAAGGAAGATATCGGTGCGATCATAGTAGCAACAGGATACGATCTTTATCCTGTGGAGAATATTCCGGAATATGGTTACGGAAAATATCCTGACGTCATGAACGGACTGCAGTTCGAAAGAATTCTCTCTGCTACCGGCCCAACCGGTGGAAAGATGCTGCGTCCTTCTGATGGTAAAGTTCCCAAAGAGGTTGTTTTCATTCAATGTTCCGGCTCGCGTGATCCTGAAAGACACAATGCTTACTGCTCCAAGATCTGCTGCATGTACACGCTTAAACATGCCAAGCTTTACAAGCATAAAGTTCACGACGGACAACCTTATGTTTTCTATATCGATATCCGTTCTGGCGGTAAGCGCTATGAGGAATTCATTCAGGAAGGCGTTAAAGAGGACGGCATAATCTATATTCGCGGTAAAGTGGCAAAAGTATATAAAGAAGGCGACAAAATGGTTGTGCACGGAATGGATACTCTCACAGGCAAAAAAGTAACCGTGAAAGCTGATCTGGTGGTTCTGGCACAATCTATGGTTCCCAGTGAAGGAGCGAAAGATCTGTTCAAGAATTTGAAAATAGGAACCGATAAAGATGGCTTCTTGAGCGAAGCTCATCCAAAGCTGCGACCTCTGGAAAGTTTGCAGTCGGGATTTTTTCTGGCAGGTGCAGGTCAAGGTCCAAAAGATATTCCTGATGCAATTTCTCAGGCTTCTGGTGCAGCTGCCAAAATTCTTGCTCTGATGTCGCAGGATGAAGTTCAGCACGAGCCGATCATCGCTACCGTGGATGATAATAAATGTTCTGGTTGCGGTATTTGTATTGGAACGTGTCCGTATGGAGCACGTATTTTGAATGATAATATGATCGCAGAAGTGAACGATATTCTTTGTGAAGGTTGTGGAGCCTGCATTGCGGCTTGTCCATCTGGTGCATCTCAACAGAAGAACCTTACCGACGATCAGATTTTGAACATGATAAACGTAATATTAAATTAA
- a CDS encoding hydrogenase iron-sulfur subunit, with product MRKFEPKIVCFLCKWCTYAGADLAGTSRLQYPPNGVVIKTLCSSRIDPEHILYAFKNGSDGVFIGGCHPGDCHYQTGNYKTKRRVILLKAMLKQMGIDPERLRLEWISASEGNKFANTMREFIESIRNLGPLPKLASEDLDRKTKSEIKGGE from the coding sequence ATGAGAAAATTTGAACCAAAGATCGTTTGCTTCCTGTGCAAATGGTGTACCTATGCAGGAGCAGATCTGGCAGGAACTTCTCGGTTACAATATCCTCCCAATGGAGTGGTCATTAAAACTTTGTGTTCTTCCAGGATCGATCCTGAGCACATTTTATATGCTTTCAAAAATGGAAGTGATGGAGTTTTTATCGGCGGCTGCCATCCTGGTGACTGCCATTATCAAACTGGAAATTACAAAACCAAACGTCGTGTGATTTTATTGAAAGCCATGCTGAAGCAAATGGGTATCGATCCCGAAAGATTGCGTTTGGAATGGATTTCGGCCAGTGAAGGTAACAAGTTTGCCAACACGATGAGAGAATTTATAGAATCAATCAGAAATTTGGGACCGCTTCCAAAATTGGCTAGTGAAGATTTGGATAGAAAAACCAAATCCGAGATAAAAGGAGGAGAATAG
- a CDS encoding 4Fe-4S dicluster domain-containing protein, with the protein MGDKREMINVYIGGELFKVPEGSTIISAMEYAGFQLKKGVGCREGYCGACATVYREKGDYKLQGGLACQTVVTEGMAIAMIPFVPAEKPIYDLNELEADVSTFTELFPNVFRCVSCNTCTKACPQEIQVMDYIQAIIRGDIKRAANLSFDCIRCGLCALRCPAEIVQYNNAILARRLYAKYLAPKSPELEARLKELEKGKYDKEIDKMKAMPKDKLSKKYYKREIKIS; encoded by the coding sequence ATGGGCGATAAAAGAGAGATGATAAACGTTTATATTGGTGGAGAGCTATTCAAAGTTCCCGAAGGTTCCACCATTATTTCTGCTATGGAGTATGCGGGTTTCCAATTGAAAAAAGGTGTTGGCTGCCGAGAAGGATATTGCGGTGCCTGTGCCACGGTTTATCGAGAAAAAGGTGATTATAAACTGCAGGGCGGTTTGGCTTGTCAAACTGTGGTAACAGAAGGAATGGCAATTGCCATGATACCTTTTGTTCCAGCTGAGAAACCGATATACGATTTGAACGAACTGGAAGCAGATGTAAGTACCTTTACTGAATTGTTTCCGAATGTATTCCGTTGTGTTTCCTGCAATACCTGTACAAAAGCCTGTCCTCAGGAAATTCAGGTGATGGATTATATCCAGGCAATTATTCGGGGAGATATAAAGCGAGCTGCAAATCTTTCTTTCGACTGCATTCGCTGTGGACTTTGTGCATTGCGCTGTCCTGCTGAAATCGTGCAATACAACAATGCCATCCTGGCTCGCCGACTTTATGCCAAATACCTGGCACCAAAAAGTCCTGAACTTGAAGCACGCTTGAAAGAACTGGAAAAGGGCAAATACGATAAAGAAATCGATAAAATGAAAGCGATGCCGAAAGATAAACTTTCGAAAAAATATTACAAACGCGAAATTAAAATTTCATAG